Within the Prochlorococcus sp. MIT 1300 genome, the region GCCATTAAAAATTTACAAGATTGGGGAGCACTATCCTTACTAGATAATCACCTTCAAAAAGACAAAGAATGGTCTAGGAGATTGCATTGGGGCTTACAATTAGGGCTACCATTACTGACTGTTCTTATAGCCGGAACGAATAAACCATTAAAAGTTGCTAAAAGGTTACAGTTATCTCAAAAGCAGCAAAAGCTTCTTCAAGAAAGTCATGAGTTAAAAGAAATCCTTATAGAAAGGTCATTAGAAAATTATCATGAAAATTCTTTAGTTCCATCTTACTGGTGCAAATTCCTTGAAAGTAGTGGTTGGCAGCCTGAATCAGTCGCTCTTGCAATAAGCATGAATGCACCAATGAGGCATTACCTTCTTAGATGGTTGTTACGTTGGCGAAAGCAGATATCTCCTAAATCGGCGAAGACTCTTTTAATGGAAGGATGGGAGGAAGGCCCTCGACTAGGTGAAGAACTTAACCGATTAAGACTTAATGAAATTGATAAATGCGAGCTTAAAAAGCAATAAATTCATCGCTCAGAAAACTCTCCACAGAGAATCATAAAACAAACCCAATTCTTGTCCAAGCATTTAATTGCTTTATCTTTTCGGACAAACTTTGTGGACATGAAATTAGCAAAGGGCCACAAGTCTGGGGGTCAAAAAGTAATTCGTGCAAGGCCATTTCACGTTTACTTCCCGATACAACCTTATCAAACTCCAACCTAATAGAACTATCACCAATATTAGCTTCCGTTAAAAACCTACTCGCCAGTCTATTAGATGGTGCCAACGTGCTCTTCCAACCAGATTCAAGCAATTCTATCGCCCCTGGGATTGAAGGGATTGACTCCATTTTCAATATAATCCTCAAAGGCTGATGATGAAATAACTCACGCTTTTTATTAGTTGTTGTAAGCATTTCTCCTAAGTGGCCCAACAAACCAAAGCCAGTTACATCTGTACAAGCATGAACAAGGTCAAGATCTTTGCATTGCAAAGATAATTCCTGCAATTCAATTACCAGATCATGCTGACTATTAGAAAGCTCAGATATTGCAAAATCTAGATATTCTCTTGAACCAATGACACTTTGCATAGCAGCTGCAAAAATTACTCCACTTCCTATACCCCTACTAATAAAGAGAGAATCTCCCTCCTGAAGGCCACCCTTACTCCAGGGTTTAAAACCTTTCTTCACTGAACCATTAACACTTAGTGCAACATTTATCCCAATTGAGCATGGACTAGGTGAAGGATGGCGAGCTTCAAGAGTATGCCCACCTAATAACTTCGCACCTTGATTATCTAAGGCAGATTGAATACCAGCCAAAGTTTGTGATAATAAATACTGCTGGATTTCTCCTGAAACAATTGGAAGAGTAATTACAGGTTGGGCTGACTTAACAGAAGCCCCACTCGCCCATAAATCAGAACAAGCATGCAAACCAGTTAAACGACCATTCAACCAAGGGTCGGAAATCAATGCTGGAAATCCGTCAACACTTTGTAGAAGGCTTTCTCCTGTTGAATTGATGTCTATATAAGCAGCATCTTCAGGAAAGGTTGCTAGTTCTTTTAAACCAGTTTCAACAAGAGAAGCTTGCAAGGTCCTGGAAGCTATCTTGGCAGCACAACCTCTACAACCCATCTCACTATTACCTGAGCGAAATTTCTTTCGCATTGTTAAAAGTCGTTTAAATCTATCTACAAATCTTTGATCGATAAATCTTTTCCATAACCAAAAAATTTTATTTGGTCCAAACAACATACCTCCCCAAATCGCCCATGCAAGAGGTTTTTTACAACCTAATTGTCCGCCTATTAAATGCAAAGACCGCCTTTGAGGAGTCCATTTAAGAGGTCTTTTATCCAATGAACATCTTTCCAAGTTTCTAGCTAATGGAATAGCAGCTCTTACAGCCCAAACTCCTGAAGCAGGGCGCAAACACTTGTCAATCACACTGCAATCACCAGCAGCAAAAAAGTGAGGGTGACCAATTACTTGCAAGGTTTTAGAAGTAATTATTCGACCAAGATCACTAACAGGAAGTCCAGACATAGCAATCCATTTTTGAGCCTCGCCACCTGTGCAAATAAGAGCTGGGCCTTGTAAAAAAGACGCATTTTCTATTACTTCTATACCAGCAGCAGAGAGTGCTTTCCCAAAGGAAGATCTTAAAGAGTTATGCTTAACATGTAATTTAATTTTTTGATTCCTCCATCTTTGGCGTAAAGCAAATGCAATCTCAACGCCACTAAGACCACTGCCAACAACATTAAAACAATCGTTAGGCGCTGTTTCTATAAAATCATCGTAACTCTCTAGCCACTCTAAAGCAGCTTCTAAAGGCTTTATAGGCTTTATAGAGGAAGGGTTTTTAACTTGCATTAAATCTAGCTTAATAGCAGTCTGATTCCCTACATCAAGGCTAATTCTATTGAAAGATATTGGATTGCGACCACTAATTAGCAACCTATATTTTTTGACATCTAGACCAATTATTTCTCCTTTAATAAAAGCCACACCAGCTCGATCTGCCAAGCTTCTTATATCAATCTCGACTTGATCCCGTCTATATCTTCCTGCGACCAGTCCTGGGACCATGCCAGAGTAAAGTGTTGTACTAAAGCTACTAACTAAAGTAATTAATCCCCCTGGACGAAGTTCTGGGTGCATTATCCACCTGGCCAAAATGAGGGCATGAGTATGTCCGCCACCTGCAAGAACAAGATGTTTAGGTCTCATAAGGCATTAAGACAGTTGATCGAAAAGAAAGCTGCACGAAATAATCCTAAGAAGAAAATAAACATGTAGAAACCCTTGTAAATTAATTTGCTTTAACTAATGAATAGGAACATTCATATACTTAGCATGCAAATATCAACGTCCAGCGACTTTTAATACCGTTTTGATAGTTCTGAAAAGAATTAACAAATCCAACCAATTACTAAAGTATTTTAGGTAATAGAGATCATAAGAAAGTTTTAGCTCAGAATCTTCAACACTTGCAGCGTAGGGTGCACAAACCTGGGCCCATCCACTCAAGCCAGGCCTCATCCAATGGCGTTTACGATAATGAGGGATACTTGCTTCAAGCTGAAGTTCCAATTCGGGCCTCTCTGGCCTAGGGCCAATCAAACTCATATCTCCCCTCACAACATTTACCAATTGAGGCAATTCATCTAGACGAGATCTTCGCAAGAATCGACCAACTCGTGTTATCCGTTGATCACCAGGAACGGTCCATGTCACAGGTGCATGAGGGGAGGCGACTTTCATCGTTCGCAGTTTTAAAACCTTGAAAGGTTGGCCCAACCAACCACTCCGATCCTGTACATAAAACACAGGGCCTCGATCCTCTAACCAAATTAAAACTGCTGCAAGAAGAACCAAAGGAGACGTGAATGCCAAAAGAACCAGAGCCAACACAACATCAGCTACACGCTTCAACTGCCTTTGTGGACTAAATAAAGCATTCCAAGGGATCTCTGAATAACTCAACCAAGGCTCTGGCAATAAGGCCGGTGGAATTCGTTCTAGTTGTCTTTCCGCCAACGCAAGTGGTGTGCTGATGTTGCATTCCCTAGGATCACGCAGCTCAAATTCTTCTAACAGCTCACGATATTCAGGTTCATATCTCTCACTAGGGGATACCGCGAGAACCAAAGGACTTGACTGCATAGCCGCTTCTCTGGCAGGCATCCAACGAGGCATTACTCGTCTAGGCGTTTTCCTCCAAGCCTGTAAAGCTTTTTGGGCTTCGGCCTGTGATCCAACTAAAACTAATTTCGACTCCTCGGCTTGCAAAGCACCTCTTCTGAGACTTACACGAACCAAAAGCGACCAAATTGCCGTTGGAATCAACCAAGAGAACTGGCTTCTTCGATGAAGGATACGGATATCATCAGGAGCATTAATAACCCAGCCCAAAATTGCCACAAAGATCAAGGTGGTAATAAAACAAAGCCCTATACGCTGAATCAAAGTCCAACTTGAAAGGCGAGGCCATCCAAGAACTGTATAAGTGCCCAATAACCAACCAAACAGTAAATAAGCTGTAATTGTTGAAGCCATCCAAGCTATTTGCCCTTTTAGTGGATGAGGTTCAGACCAGCCGCTTACCAAAAGGGCAAGCACCAGGACCATCCCGAGCACATCAAGACCCGCACAAAGGAATAAATTTTGACGGGGATCACGCCAGGCCAAGGACTTCAAATCAATTTCAAAAGCCTAGATCGCACTAAAACCAAGGTCACCAACCTCCAAAGGATTGCTTTTAGATCAAACTCTGAATTTCAACTGAATATCCATCTGGATTTGCCATCTGCCAAGTCCAGCTGTCCTTGCACATATCCTCCAGGCCTCTTCTGGTGCTCCACCCGAGACGTTTCAAAGCCAAGTCGGGATCGGCAACTGAGCATGCCACGTCACCCTTTCTCCTCGAGGTAATGATGTAGGGCAATTTTTTTTGAGAAGCTTTCTCAAAAGCCTTAACAACTTCTAAAACCGAATACCCTCTCCCACTCCCTAAGTTCAAAGTCAAAACCTGCGGTGCTTCTTGCTGTAAAACATTCAGTGCCGCACTGTGACCTTCCGCAAGATCCATAACGTGAATGTAATCCCTTACAGCACTTCCATCTGAGGTAGGCCAATCACCCCCAAAGATCTCAACCTTGTCACGTCTACCGACAGCAACTTGACTGACGTAAGGAAACAAATTTGCCGGAGTGCCGTGAGGCGCTTCACCGAGAAGTCCGCTGGGATGCGCCCCTACAGGATTGAAATATCTCAATCGAGCAATTTTCCAACCAGGTTCACTTGCAGCCACATCAGCCAATAACTGTTCAACAGCCGCCTTGGTTTGCCCGTAAGGATTAATTGGACTAACAAGAGCATTCTCGCTAATAGGAACTTCGTTGGGGTAACCATAAATAGTTGCACTACTACTAAAAACTATCGTCCGACAACCATGTATTCGCATTGCATTTAGTAAGGAACGGCTGCCACCAAGATTTACATCCCAATAATCAAGCGGATCTTCAAAGGATTCAGCCACAGCCTTAAGTCCAGCGAAATGCACTACTGCTTCGATGGGACTTGAAGCAATGCTGAATGCACAATCCAAATCATCACTATTACGAATATCACCCTCTACTATTTGAATTCTGCTCTTAGCTTTGGGTCCAGCCAACTCAAGGACCCTCCTCAAAGCTTCTGGCGAACTATTAGAAAAATTCTCAATGAGAACCAAGTTATGCCCAGCCTCAAGAAGCACCAAGCAGGTGTGACTACCAATAAACCCAGCCCCACCTGTAATCAACAGCTGGGCCATAAAAGACTGCAACTATTTTGACAGCCACGATAAGTGGTTGACCGCCTTAATCCCGCAATATGGCAGAAGCAAAAAACCTTTTTGTGGAGAAATTACAGTCTCTAAGAGGCATGGTGGATCTCTTACCCCACGAAACAATTGTCTGGCAAAAAATCGAGGCAACCGCCCAGCGTCATTTCAAACGAGCCTCAGTCTCTGAAATACGCACCCCACTTTTAGAAGTCACCGATCTATTTGCTCGTGGGATTGGAGAGGCAACTGACGTTGTCGGGAAAGAAATGTATTCCTTTTCTGACAAAGGTGGAAGGAATTGCACTCTTAGACCTGAAGGAACAGCCTCAGTAGTGCGTGCGGCAATTCAACACGGGTTAACCAAGCAAGGGTCACAAAGGTTTTGGTATTCAGGCCCCATGTTTCGATACGAGAGGCCTCAGGCAGGCCGACAGAGGCAATTTCATCAATTAGGGCTGGAGTTCTTAGGCTTTAGTGATCCCAGAAGCGATGTTGAAGCGATCTCAATTGCATGGGATTTGCTTAGTGAACTTGGTATTGGTGAACTAAAACTTGAGCTCAATTCTCTCGGAGACAAAGAAGACAGAGTTTCTTATAGGAATCATCTCGTAACTTGGCTTGAACAAAGACGTGAGCTCTTAGATGAAGAGTCGCGAGAACGACTAGAGAAAAATCCATTGCGAATTCTTGACTCAAAAAATCCAAAAACAAAAGAGCTATTACTTGATGCACCAAAACTTACAAAAACTTTGGGGCATAAAAGTTTGGAAAGATTTGAAAAAGTACAAGCTGGTCTAAATGATCTTGAGATTCCATTCCAACTAAACCCAAGTCTGGTAAGGGGATTGGATTACTACAGTCATACAGCCTTTGAGATCACGTCCTCACAGCTCGGAGCCCAAGCCACTGTCTGTGGTGGTGGCAGATATGACGGACTAGTCGAACAACTGGGTGGACCTGCTACATCAGCCATAGGCTGGGCTCTGGGAATGGAAAGACTAGTACTGCTTCTTTCTCAAGCTAAACAAAATAATCTTGCAACGAAACCTGATATCTATATAGTTAATCGTGGGATTGAAGCTGAGTCTCTAGCACTAGTATTAGCCAGAAAACTACGCAGTAAAGGGCAAATAGTGGAAATAGATCTTTCAGGATCTGCCTTTGGAAAGCAATTGAAACGAGCAAATCGTAGTGGTGCCGAATTAGCTTTGCTGATTGGCGAAGATGAAGCGGCACAACAACAGGCCATAATTAAAGAACTAAATACCAAAAACCTAGAAGGCCCATCAGACAAGAGGGTCACAATCGAAAGTCTTTTAGCAAGATTCGCCTAAGTTGCCGGCATCAGCCCTAGGAATTCTGTGTGAAAACTCCTCTAACTGAAATAAGAAATATCTGCTGCATTGGGGCTGGCTACGTTGGTGGCCCAACCATGGCTGTAATCGCAGATAGATGCCCCAAGATTCAGGTCAATGTTGTAGATCTGAATGAGAGTCGAATAGCCGCTTGGAATGACAGTGATTTAAGCAATCTGCCAATTTATGAGCCTGGGCTCGACAAAATTGTTCAAAGAGCACGAGGGCGAAACCTATATTTTTCAACAGAAGTCGAGCCTTCAATCGCCAATGCAGACATGGTGTTTATCTCGGTGAACACCCCAACAAAAACAAGAGGACTTGGATCAGGTCAAGCAAGTGACTTGAGATGGGTGGAGGCCTGTGCGAGACAAGTAGCTAAATGCGCTCAAGGCCATACCATCGTTGTTGAAAAAAGTACCTTGCCTGTAAGAACGGCGGAAACAATACAAGCAATTCTCCAAGCTTCCCAAGGGCCACAGTCAAACGGTGAACCGAGAAGCTTTGTCGTCTTGTCAAACCCTGAATTCTTGGCTGAAGGCACTGCTATTAAAGATCTAGAAACTCCCGACAGGGTTCTAATAGGCGGAGAAGATTCACATGCGATCGAATCTCTTGCAAGCATTTATAACAAGTGGGTTCCTTCCGAAAAGATCTTAAGAACCAATCTATGGAGTAGCGAGTTATCCAAACTCACTGCGAATGCCTTTCTCGCTCAACGAATTAGCTCAATCAACTCAGTGGCAGCTCTATGCGAATTAACTGGAGCAGACGTGAAAGAAGTTGCAAAAGCGATTGGCTCTGATACTCGAATCGGATCAAAATTTCTAAACTCAGGCCCTGGCTTTGGTGGGAGCTGCTTTCAAAAAGACATTCTTAATCTCGTATACCTTTCTAGATATTTTGGCCTACCTGAAGTAGCAGACTATTGGCAAAATGTTGTCACACTAAATACTTGGCAACAGGATCGAATAGCTCGCTTAGTTGTTAAAAATCTTTTTGGAACAGTTACAGGGAAAAGGCTTGCCCTATTCGGTTTTGCATTCAAAGCAAATACAAATGACACTCGTGAAGCACCTGCAATTCGTATTGCAAAAGATCTACTTGATGAAGGGGCTCAACTTGCTATCTACGATCCAAAAGTGGAATCATTGCAGATTGCTAGTGACCTTAAACTCCCGCAAATTACTCCACCAAGTCTAAAGGCTGGGCCTAGCAAGGCGGAACTTAGTGGAGAAGGAACCTGGTGGCCTTGTTCGAAAGTAGAGGAAGCAGTCTCTGGTGCCGATGCTGTACTAATACTTACTGAATGGAGCCAATTTAGGGGACTAAATTGGGACGAATTGGCTCAACTTATGCGCAAGCCTGCTTGGGTTTTCGATACACGTGGAATTGTCAACAAAGAGGAAGTAACTTCCGCTGGACTTAAGATCTGGCGTGTAGGAGATGGGGCTACTTGAAACGCACCTTTCTGGTTACCGGTGCAGCGGGATTTATTGGAGCCGCCCTAGTTCACCGTTTATTAGCTAAAGGCGAACGTGTTATAGGTATTGACAACATCAACCACTACTACGACCCAGCTTTAAAAGAGGCTCGACTTAAGCAAATTGAACTATCTGAATTTTCTGCAAACTGGTCCTTTAAGAAACTTGCTTTAGAAGATAAGCATTCTCTTTCAGAAATCTTCCAATCAGAAAAGCCTGAAGTAGTTGTTAATTTAGCTGCCCAAGCAGGAGTACGTTACTCCATAAAGAATCCAGCTGTATATATCCAATCAAACCTTGTGGGATTTGGACACATACTTGAGTGCTGTCGACACAATAATGTGCAACACCTTGTGTATGCATCTAGTAGTTCTGTGTATGGAGGAAATCGTGAGCTCCCTTTCCATGAAAAACAAGCAGTTAACCATCCTGTCAGTCTTTATGCTGCGACAAAAAAAGCAAACGAACTTATGGCACATACTTATAGTCACCTCTACAACTTACCTGCTACAGGACTACGTTTTTTTACTGTCTATGGACCATGGGGTCGTCCAGACATGGCTCCAATGATTTTTGCAAAATCGATTTTAGAAAAAACACCTATTAAAGTTTTTAATCATGGTCAAATGCAAAGAGACTTCACCTATATCGATGACATAGTTGAAGGGGTATTGCGTTGTTGCTACAAAACAGCAACAATCGATTCTAGTTTTAATCCTCAACACCCTGATCCCTCAACCGCAGCAGCACCACACAGAATTTTTAATATTGGCAACTCACAACCAGTTGATTTACTTAAATTCATAGAAGTATTAGAAGACGCTCTTGGTACCATTGCAATAAAAGATTTTCAACCTATTCAACCTGGAGATGTTGTAAAAACAGCAGCAGACACAAGTGCCCTAGAAACCTGGGTCAACTTCAGACCCTATACAAATATTGAGCAAGGAATTAAACTATTTGCTGACTGGTACCGCAACTTCTATAAAAGTTAAATTGATAGAGATACATCAATTTAACTGCAAGAATAGATAGCCTCTAATCCTTCCTCAGTTGCAGCCAAAATTCCTTTATCAGTAATAAAAGCAGTTACCAACCGGGCGGGCGTAATATCAAAGGCAGGGTTAAAAGTTTTAGCAAAATCAGGCACTAATTTAACGGATGCAATATCAACTCCACCATTTAGAGAAAGTAAACGACCTGGTATTTGCTTTACCTCATTTTCTGAACGTATTTCTATGGGTATCTCAGCAAGTCCTTCTTTAATCGACCAGTCAATTGTCGAAATAGGAAGTGCTACATAGAAAGGAATATTATTGTCATATGCCGCTAAAGCCTTTAAATAAGTACCAATCTTATTGCACACATCACCGGTTTTAGTTGTTCGATCAGTACCCACTAAAACCAAATCTACCTGATTATTTTGCATTAAATATCCTCCAGCATTATCAACAATGACAGTATGGGGAATTCCTTCACAACCAAGCTCATAAGAGGTGAGACTGGCACCTTGATTTCGAGGTCTAGTTTCATCTACCCAAACATGAAGATTTACACCCTTGCGAAAAGCTTTATATATCGGCGCTAGAGCTGTCCCCCAATCAACTGTCGCGAGCCAACCAGCATTGCAATGAGTAAGAATTTGAATTGGCAAGTCTTCACCTTTCAGGCACTTGTCTTCTGCAAGTTTTTGCAAAATTGACAGCCCATAAGTGCCAATTGCATCACAACAAGCCACGTCTTCAGCAACTATTAATCCAACTTCCCTTTTTGCAGCTTCAGCACGCTCACTTTGAGGAAGTAGAAATACTGCTTTTCTCATTCTTTCTAATGCCCATCGCAAATTGACAGCAGTGGGCCTAGTAGCCATCAGATTTTTTATCGCAATATTTAGAGCCTTATCAGTAGCGTCTGACTGCAATGCAAGCATTAGTCCATAGGCACCGGTAACGCCAATCAATGGTGCGCCTCGAACAACCATCGACTTAATAGCATCAGCTGCATCTTGCCAAGTCCTCAGAGTTTTGGTTTTAAAAACATGAGGCAACTTCCTTTGATCAATAACCCCCACAGAGCATCCATCTTCCCCCAACCAAATACTGCGCCAAGCTTTGTTTCCAATATTCATACTCAAAAGCCGATGTCATTGAATGGTTTTGATCTGAGAGCCAATCCACACAAACGCAACTTCCATTGAATTCGAAAGGAGAGATTCCCTCACAACAAACCTCCCAATCCTGATTAGCATAGAAATATGTATTAATACCTTGAAGCCACTCTTCTTGGATTATTCGAAGCCCTTTTCTCTTGAAGATGCTCGCATAGGAGTACTAGGTGGAAGTGGCCTTTATTCAATGGAGGGACTCGAAAATCTTCGAGAGGTTGAAGTTGATACTCCGTATGGGAAACCTTCCGACGACTTGAGGATAGGTTCACTTGAAGATATTGAAGTCGTTTTTCTTGCTAGGCATGGTCGGAACCATACCTTCACTCCAACTGAAGTTCCATATAGAGCAAATATTTGGGCTTTACGCTCCTTAGGGGTTCGCTGGATACTGTCCCCCTCAGCAGTTGGATCGCTGCAAGAAGAAATAAGACCTCTAGACATGGTGGTCCCAGATCAATTCATTGATAGAACCCATCAAAGGCCCCTAAGTTTTTTTGCGAATGGAGCAGTTGCCCACGTTTCAATGGCTGACCCGTTCTGCCTTAACCTTTCCCGTCTACTAATAGAAATAGGTGAAAAATTAATGCCAGAAGGTAGACAGTTGCATAGGGGGGGCATTTATCTAGCCATGGAAGGACCAGCATTTTCAACTAGAGCAGAATCAAACTTATATAGGAGTTGGGGATGCAAAGTTATAGGTATGACAAATCACACTGAGGCCCGTTTAGCACGAGAGGCCGAAATTGCATATGCCTCCCTATCGATGGTTACTGACTATGACTGCTGGTCACAAGAGCAAAGCAATGTAAGTGTAGAAATGGTTATTGATAATCTCAAATCAAACGCAGAGGTAGGTAACAGAATAATGATCTCTACTATTCAAAAGATTGCACAAACAAGACCTAAAAGTGAGGCTCATACTGCATTAAGAGATGGTTTAATGACTCAAAAGGAAAAAGTTCCCAACAAGACTAGAAAGAAACTTGATTTATTTACCAGTCCTTACTGGGGAAACTTTGAACAATCTTGAATAACAGTAATGTCAAATCCTAATTAACAAAAAAAAAGAGTCTCTTATGTAGAGACTCTCCAAAGTTCTGGAGCTTGTTTGTCAAGCAGAACCAACTCCGGTATAAGAACCATAGAAGAAGGTTCCTAGGACAAAAATAACTGCAATACCACCAGCGGTAGCAACTAGCCATAAAGGAAGAGAGCCTTCAGTCCACCTGCGTTCCCATGAAACAGCTGGTCGACCGTCAGGCAAACGATCTGGAATACGTCCGTCTGGGCCCTTGAGTTTGGTGCTCATAGTTAGGAAAGGGTCAGTTGAAGAAATAGCTGGTGAACAACACTCCCATGACAAAAACAAGCAATAGCCCTAAATAAAGGCTGGTGCGGTTCAGTTCAACCGGCAGGTTGTTTGGATTCGGATTGCGCTCCATAGTTATCAGAAGTAATCAGCGTCGGATAAATTGCATGGCAGCAATCGCACCAAGGAAGAACACCGTTGGGATGGCCAAGGTGTGAACTGCAAGCCACCGAACAGTAAAGATCGGATAAGTACGAACGTTGGTGGCCTGAAGCGGATTGGATGATGATTGAGTCATGACTTATTGCAAGCGCAGGTCTAGTTGGGACTTCGATTCGAAGCGCTGGCTCACAACTGGAGCCTTAGTTTCAGACGCCTGGTAATAAGCATCTGGTCGTGGAGTTCCGAAGGTGTCATAGGCAAGGCCTGTAGACACAAACAAGAATCCTGCAATGAAGATCGCCGGCAGGGTCACAGCATGGATAATCCAATAACGGACACTGGTGATGATCTCAAAAAACGGGCGTTCCCCGGTAGAGCCGGCAGCCATAGCCTCGCGCGTATCAGCTTGATGATCTTATCAAGGTTGTGCTTGAAGACTGGGGATGAATATGGGGCTTGGTTACACAGCGTTGTGGATTTGATGCTTAAAGGCCGATTTAGCTAGTCCAACGAAGCAAGTGTCCCCTCTCTCCAAGCACGAATCCCTTGGTTTTATCAGTACCAGTGTCAAAAAGAATCCGAATTAAATTAGTGGGCTCAGCATCTCCTACTGGGTCTATCTCCCATGAATCCCCATCATCATTACTAAATAAAAGCGTGCCATTACCTCCTGCAGCCCAAATCGTTCCATTTGGATCCCAAGCTAAATCCAAATAGTTATATCCATTAATTATTGGAATGACAGGTTTCCTCCAGCTCTCAACATCACCGGCCTCTTTATTGAATCGAATTTCAGCCCCACGAGAAAGCATCCA harbors:
- a CDS encoding photosystem II reaction center protein L encodes the protein MERNPNPNNLPVELNRTSLYLGLLLVFVMGVLFTSYFFN
- the psbF gene encoding cytochrome b559 subunit beta, with the translated sequence MTQSSSNPLQATNVRTYPIFTVRWLAVHTLAIPTVFFLGAIAAMQFIRR
- the psbE gene encoding cytochrome b559 subunit alpha gives rise to the protein MAAGSTGERPFFEIITSVRYWIIHAVTLPAIFIAGFLFVSTGLAYDTFGTPRPDAYYQASETKAPVVSQRFESKSQLDLRLQ
- the mtnA gene encoding S-methyl-5-thioribose-1-phosphate isomerase; this translates as MNIGNKAWRSIWLGEDGCSVGVIDQRKLPHVFKTKTLRTWQDAADAIKSMVVRGAPLIGVTGAYGLMLALQSDATDKALNIAIKNLMATRPTAVNLRWALERMRKAVFLLPQSERAEAAKREVGLIVAEDVACCDAIGTYGLSILQKLAEDKCLKGEDLPIQILTHCNAGWLATVDWGTALAPIYKAFRKGVNLHVWVDETRPRNQGASLTSYELGCEGIPHTVIVDNAGGYLMQNNQVDLVLVGTDRTTKTGDVCNKIGTYLKALAAYDNNIPFYVALPISTIDWSIKEGLAEIPIEIRSENEVKQIPGRLLSLNGGVDIASVKLVPDFAKTFNPAFDITPARLVTAFITDKGILAATEEGLEAIYSCS
- the mtnP gene encoding S-methyl-5'-thioadenosine phosphorylase, whose protein sequence is MDYSKPFSLEDARIGVLGGSGLYSMEGLENLREVEVDTPYGKPSDDLRIGSLEDIEVVFLARHGRNHTFTPTEVPYRANIWALRSLGVRWILSPSAVGSLQEEIRPLDMVVPDQFIDRTHQRPLSFFANGAVAHVSMADPFCLNLSRLLIEIGEKLMPEGRQLHRGGIYLAMEGPAFSTRAESNLYRSWGCKVIGMTNHTEARLAREAEIAYASLSMVTDYDCWSQEQSNVSVEMVIDNLKSNAEVGNRIMISTIQKIAQTRPKSEAHTALRDGLMTQKEKVPNKTRKKLDLFTSPYWGNFEQS
- a CDS encoding photosystem II reaction center protein J; this encodes MSTKLKGPDGRIPDRLPDGRPAVSWERRWTEGSLPLWLVATAGGIAVIFVLGTFFYGSYTGVGSA